Proteins co-encoded in one Sphingopyxis sp. BE259 genomic window:
- a CDS encoding carbohydrate ABC transporter permease encodes MSARRWTVTLLAAFVALLTVAPLLWMLSVSFMAPGEAAQFPPPLLPADPTMENYRTLFGSFGIGRFLLNSILVSTLATLLALIFTIPAGYAFAKLRFTGRDATFRLLVAALVVPGQIGMLPLFLELKAMGLVNSYAGALVPWLAGIFGIFLVRQYCLSIPDEMLEAARIDGASEGQILRRIVLPILTPIIVTLALFVFLGSWNDFMWPLIILADQNLYTLPVALAAMSREHVQDNELMMAGAVVTTLPVLILFLALQRFYLSGLLTGSVKG; translated from the coding sequence ATGAGCGCCCGCCGCTGGACGGTCACCCTGCTCGCAGCGTTCGTCGCGCTGCTCACCGTCGCACCCTTACTGTGGATGCTCTCGGTCAGTTTCATGGCGCCGGGCGAGGCCGCGCAATTTCCGCCGCCGTTATTGCCTGCCGATCCGACGATGGAAAATTATCGCACCCTGTTCGGCAGCTTCGGCATCGGACGCTTCCTGCTCAACAGCATATTGGTTTCGACCCTCGCCACGCTGCTGGCGCTGATCTTCACGATTCCGGCGGGCTATGCCTTTGCCAAACTGCGCTTCACGGGCCGCGATGCAACCTTTCGGCTGCTCGTCGCCGCGCTGGTCGTGCCGGGACAGATCGGGATGCTACCGCTGTTCCTTGAACTGAAAGCGATGGGCCTCGTCAACAGCTATGCGGGCGCGCTCGTGCCTTGGCTCGCGGGCATCTTTGGCATTTTCCTGGTTCGCCAATATTGCCTGTCGATCCCCGACGAGATGCTGGAGGCGGCGCGAATCGACGGCGCCAGCGAAGGCCAGATACTGCGCCGCATCGTGCTGCCGATCCTGACCCCAATCATCGTCACGTTGGCGCTGTTCGTGTTCCTCGGCAGCTGGAACGATTTCATGTGGCCGCTGATCATTCTGGCCGATCAGAATCTCTACACGCTGCCCGTGGCGCTCGCCGCTATGAGCCGCGAGCATGTCCAGGACAATGAATTGATGATGGCGGGCGCAGTCGTGACCACGCTTCCCGTCCTCATCCTCTTTCTCGCGCTCCAACGCTTCTATCTGAGCGGCCTGCTCACCGGGAGCGTCAAGGGATGA
- a CDS encoding extracellular solute-binding protein yields the protein MPMTRRQMSGALAALPLLPMLGACGPRGGDGVTIWAMGNEAASLPALLASLDRPAGAPKVTVQPLPWTAAHEKLLTGFAGNSLPAIGQVGNSWIAEMAAIGAIAPVPVAAQSLLDDQYSAVVDTNRIAGKTWAVPWYVDTRLQFYRKDMFARAGYAAPPLDWAGWKAALHKVKQVAGDGNYAVLLPVNEFEQLLTIALSAGARLLRDQGGRGAFADPEFRAALAFYKSLFDEKLAPIASATQISNIWNEFARGFFSIFLSGPWTIGDMKSRLPAAMQAHWGTAPNPGPNGIGSAAPGGSSLVVFAGTANADAAWDIVARLLAPSAQLKFHQLTGDLPARRSVWRGAGLSSDPVVAPFATQLERATALPKVPEWERIVTEMQVVAERMVRGQYSVDEAAAEIDRRADRLLEKRRWMLDKGLAL from the coding sequence ATGCCGATGACGCGGCGCCAGATGTCGGGTGCACTGGCCGCGTTGCCCCTGCTGCCGATGCTGGGCGCCTGCGGCCCGCGCGGCGGCGACGGGGTGACGATCTGGGCGATGGGCAACGAAGCGGCGAGCCTGCCCGCGTTGCTGGCCAGCTTGGACCGTCCGGCAGGCGCGCCCAAGGTGACCGTCCAGCCCTTACCATGGACCGCGGCGCACGAAAAATTGCTCACCGGGTTCGCTGGGAATTCGCTGCCCGCGATCGGCCAGGTCGGCAACAGCTGGATCGCCGAAATGGCCGCGATCGGCGCCATCGCGCCAGTCCCCGTTGCGGCCCAGAGTTTGCTCGACGACCAGTATTCCGCCGTCGTCGATACCAACCGCATCGCGGGCAAAACCTGGGCCGTCCCCTGGTATGTCGACACCCGGCTGCAATTTTACCGCAAGGACATGTTCGCGCGCGCCGGTTACGCCGCGCCGCCGCTCGACTGGGCGGGATGGAAAGCCGCGCTGCACAAGGTCAAGCAGGTCGCGGGCGACGGCAATTATGCCGTATTGCTGCCGGTCAACGAGTTCGAGCAGTTGCTGACCATCGCGCTGTCGGCGGGCGCCCGGTTGCTGCGCGACCAGGGCGGGCGCGGCGCCTTTGCCGACCCCGAATTCAGGGCGGCGCTGGCTTTCTATAAATCGCTGTTCGACGAAAAGCTGGCGCCGATCGCGTCGGCGACGCAGATTTCGAACATCTGGAACGAGTTCGCGCGCGGATTTTTCAGCATCTTCCTGTCGGGGCCGTGGACGATCGGCGACATGAAGAGTCGCCTGCCCGCCGCGATGCAGGCGCATTGGGGCACCGCTCCCAATCCCGGCCCGAACGGTATCGGATCGGCGGCGCCGGGCGGGTCGAGCCTGGTCGTGTTCGCCGGCACGGCAAATGCCGACGCGGCGTGGGACATTGTGGCGCGCCTGCTCGCGCCATCGGCACAGCTCAAATTTCACCAGCTGACCGGCGACCTGCCCGCACGGCGATCGGTGTGGCGCGGCGCCGGGCTGAGCAGCGACCCGGTGGTCGCCCCCTTCGCCACCCAGCTTGAGCGCGCCACCGCGCTGCCCAAGGTGCCCGAATGGGAACGCATCGTCACCGAAATGCAGGTCGTCGCCGAACGCATGGTGCGCGGCCAGTACAGCGTCGACGAAGCCGCAGCCGAGATCGACCGCCGCGCCGACCGCCTGCTCGAAAAGCGGCGCTGGATGCTCGACAAGGGGCTGGCCCTGTGA
- a CDS encoding sugar ABC transporter permease, protein MSARRVSEARAGWAMSSPALAAITLFFVVPAIASLFLSFTDFDIYALANLDNLRFVGFQNYARLIENPLFWKAMTNTLLFVALGVPFIVALSLFAAMLVNSRWLAWRPVWRVALFAPYVTTLVATAVVWRYLLHTRYGLINYLLSLVGVAPIDWLGSPDASLPAILIFVGWKTFGYNMIIFLAALQTVPRELDEAARIDGAGWWTRLRHVTLPAIAPTVLLVSVLTVAGMFQLFAEPYVMTQGGPAQSTVTVLFFMYEEGFKWWNLGSGAAVAFLLFLCILAVTLVQLRLAKRGGAI, encoded by the coding sequence GTGAGCGCGCGGCGTGTCAGCGAGGCCCGTGCAGGCTGGGCGATGTCGTCCCCGGCGCTCGCCGCGATCACGCTGTTCTTTGTCGTCCCGGCGATCGCGTCCTTGTTTCTCAGCTTCACCGATTTCGACATCTATGCGCTCGCCAACCTCGACAATCTGCGTTTCGTCGGGTTCCAAAACTACGCCCGATTGATCGAAAATCCGCTGTTCTGGAAAGCGATGACGAACACCTTGCTGTTCGTGGCGCTGGGGGTGCCATTTATCGTTGCGCTGTCGCTGTTCGCGGCGATGCTGGTCAATTCGCGGTGGCTGGCGTGGCGCCCGGTGTGGCGCGTCGCGCTGTTCGCGCCTTATGTGACGACGCTGGTCGCGACCGCGGTCGTGTGGCGCTATCTGCTCCACACCCGCTACGGCCTGATCAATTATCTGCTTTCGCTGGTCGGCGTCGCGCCGATCGACTGGCTGGGCAGCCCCGATGCCTCGTTGCCCGCGATCCTGATCTTTGTCGGGTGGAAAACCTTCGGCTACAACATGATCATCTTCCTCGCCGCGCTCCAGACTGTCCCGCGCGAACTCGACGAGGCGGCGCGGATCGACGGCGCTGGCTGGTGGACGCGGCTGCGTCACGTCACCCTGCCCGCGATCGCGCCGACCGTTTTGCTGGTGTCGGTGCTGACCGTCGCGGGGATGTTCCAGCTGTTCGCCGAACCCTATGTGATGACCCAGGGCGGCCCCGCCCAGTCGACCGTCACCGTCCTCTTTTTCATGTATGAAGAGGGCTTCAAATGGTGGAACCTGGGGTCGGGCGCGGCGGTCGCCTTCCTGCTGTTCCTGTGCATCCTGGCGGTGACGCTGGTGCAATTGCGGCTGGCCAAGCGCGGGGGGGCGATATGA
- a CDS encoding LacI family DNA-binding transcriptional regulator, whose product MTTLRDVAREAGVSVATASRAINGHSNVTAPTKAAVLAAVKKLNFVPHSGARSLTRRKTDTVGVILPDLFGEFFSEIIRGIDLVAHESGMHLLLGNMHGSTHETAAAIAAMRGRVDGLLVMPPDVKPELLAGYLDPALPTVLLNYDAGSLDLPFVAVDNYHGAYAMTEALLERGARQVVHIAGPKHNRDARDRQRGFADAMAKIAKVQSPAILPGDFSEESGAQAARLLVQGRLPADAVFAANDQMAVGLIAELAGSGLSVPGDIMVAGFDDIPLARHLNPSLSTMQVNIDRLGSTAMMMLLRILRGETLGATSATILTPTLIARGTTGGASGLAAAANAPVTGARP is encoded by the coding sequence ATGACCACGTTGAGAGACGTCGCCCGCGAAGCGGGAGTTTCGGTCGCCACGGCATCGCGCGCGATCAATGGCCACAGCAATGTCACCGCCCCGACCAAGGCCGCGGTGCTGGCCGCGGTCAAGAAGCTGAATTTTGTCCCCCATAGCGGCGCGCGCAGCCTGACGCGGCGCAAGACCGATACCGTGGGCGTCATCCTGCCCGACCTGTTCGGCGAGTTCTTTTCCGAAATCATCCGCGGCATCGATCTGGTCGCGCATGAATCGGGGATGCACCTGCTCCTCGGCAACATGCATGGCAGCACCCATGAAACCGCCGCCGCGATCGCCGCGATGCGCGGGCGCGTCGACGGGTTGCTGGTGATGCCGCCCGACGTGAAGCCGGAGTTGCTCGCGGGCTATCTTGACCCGGCGCTGCCCACCGTCCTGCTCAACTATGATGCCGGGTCGCTCGACCTGCCCTTCGTCGCGGTTGATAATTATCATGGCGCTTATGCCATGACCGAAGCCTTGCTGGAACGCGGGGCGCGGCAAGTCGTTCACATCGCCGGGCCAAAGCACAACCGCGATGCACGCGACCGTCAGCGCGGCTTTGCCGACGCGATGGCCAAAATCGCCAAGGTGCAGAGCCCCGCGATCCTGCCCGGTGATTTTTCCGAAGAAAGCGGTGCGCAAGCGGCGCGGCTGCTGGTGCAGGGGCGGCTCCCCGCCGATGCGGTCTTTGCCGCTAACGACCAGATGGCGGTCGGGCTGATCGCCGAACTCGCCGGATCGGGCCTGTCGGTGCCCGGCGACATCATGGTCGCGGGGTTCGACGACATCCCCCTCGCCCGCCACCTCAACCCGTCGCTGTCCACGATGCAGGTCAATATCGACCGGCTGGGATCGACCGCGATGATGATGCTGCTGCGGATCCTGCGCGGCGAGACGCTGGGCGCGACAAGCGCGACGATCCTGACCCCGACGCTGATCGCTCGCGGGACGACGGGCGGTGCGTCGGGCCTTGCTGCCGCGGCGAACGCACCGGTGACCGGCGCGCGCCCATGA